The DNA window CGACCTCGGCGACGTCCTGCCGCTCCTCGGCCTCGAGAGCGGGCCTCAGCGCCGCTGAGTCGACCCCGGGTGTTCGACCTCGGGTTAGTGCCCCATGCCGAGGCCACCGTCGACCGGGATGACCGCCCCGGAGATGTACCCGGCGTCATCGCCGGCGATCCAGGTGACGACCTTGGCGACCTCGTTCGCGCTCGCGAACCGGGCGGCGGGGATGCTCTTCTTGTACTCGGCCTGCGTCTCGGCCGGCAGCTCGGCGGTCATGTCCGTCTCGATGAAGCCGGGCGCGATGACGTTCGCCGTGATCCCGCGTGCACCGAGTTCACGGGTGATGGAGCGCGCCATGCCGACGAGGCCGCTCTTCGAGGCGGCGTAATTGACCTGGCCGGCGGAACCGTAGAGGCCGACGACACTCGAGATGAGCACGATGCGCCCGAACCGCGCCTTGAGCATGCCTTTCGACGCTCGCTTGACGACCCGGAAGGAACCACCCAGGTTCGTGTCGACCACCCGGTCGAAGTCCTCCTCGGTCATCCGCATGAGCAGGGTGTCCTTCGTGATGCCCGCATTGGCCACGAGCACCTCGACGGGACCGAGCTGGGCTTCGATCTCGGTGAAGGCCGCGTCCACCGAGGCGGCGTCCGTGACGTCCGCGCGGACCGTCAGCGTGCCGGCCGGTCCCTCGCCCGACCGCGCGGTCACGGCCACCCGGTGACCCTGCGCGACGAACTCCTCGGCGATGGCGAAGCCGATCCCCCGGTTGCCTCCGGTGACGAGGACGGTGCGTGGTGCGGTCATGGTCGATTCCTCTCCTGCGGCGGGACGGACCGATTCGAGCGGCGGCCGTCGAGGTCCGTGACGCTCCGGCCGCGGACCCGTACCAGCATATGGTGGTCTCCGGTTCCTCCCGGTCACTTCAGGGCATCGAGCGCCCGTCGAGAGCGTAGGCTGAGACTGGCATGAAGCAGCAGAGCATCACCTCACTCCCACCGGCGCCCGATCAGGAACGCCGGCAGCGGCTCATCAAGTACTCGATCACCATGGGTGTCCGGTTGCTTTGCCTCGCCGCGCTCCCATTCGTGCAGGGCGGTTGGATGTTCGTGGTCGCGGCCGGCGCCATCTTCCTCCCGTACATCGCCGTGATCATCGCGAACGCCGGTTCGCTGCCGTCGCAGGGCGAGATCGAACGCCCCAGTGGTGTCGTGGTGTCCCAGCGGCCGAACATCGTCGACGACTCCGTCCCTCCCCGCCCGGCCGACCAGGCATGATCGGGTTCGGAGCCGAGCCCGACGGGGTGATCTGTTCTCGCGCCGGGTGCCGTGCAGTGGCGGACTGGCGGATCGACTGGCGGAATCCGAAGATCCACACCGGAGACCGCGTGAAGACCTGGACCGCCTGCGAGGAGCACGTCGACTTCCTGGAAGCCTTCCTCGAGGCCCGCTCCTTCCCGCTCGAGCGGGTGCGCCTCGCCCCGGTGGTGGGATCATGAGCGCCGGATGGCGCTTCGCCTTCAGCCGGCGCTGGCTCGGATACCTGGGCGTCGCCATCGTCTTCGCCGTCGTCTGCGTGCTCCTCTCCAACTGGCAGCTCGCACGCGCGAGCGAGAAGGAGGAAGAGGTCCAGCGCATCGCCACCAACTGGGACGCGACCCCGATCCCGCTCGACGAGGCACTCCCATCGCTCGACTCCTTCAGCGTCGCCGACGAATGGCACCCGGTGTCGATGAGCGGAACCTACCTGACGGACGAGCAGTTGCTCGTCCGCAACCGTCCCCGGAACAACCAGGCGGGCTTCGACGTCCTCACGCCGCTCCGACT is part of the Plantibacter sp. Leaf314 genome and encodes:
- the fabG gene encoding 3-oxoacyl-ACP reductase FabG, translated to MTAPRTVLVTGGNRGIGFAIAEEFVAQGHRVAVTARSGEGPAGTLTVRADVTDAASVDAAFTEIEAQLGPVEVLVANAGITKDTLLMRMTEEDFDRVVDTNLGGSFRVVKRASKGMLKARFGRIVLISSVVGLYGSAGQVNYAASKSGLVGMARSITRELGARGITANVIAPGFIETDMTAELPAETQAEYKKSIPAARFASANEVAKVVTWIAGDDAGYISGAVIPVDGGLGMGH
- a CDS encoding DUF3099 domain-containing protein; its protein translation is MKQQSITSLPPAPDQERRQRLIKYSITMGVRLLCLAALPFVQGGWMFVVAAGAIFLPYIAVIIANAGSLPSQGEIERPSGVVVSQRPNIVDDSVPPRPADQA